Proteins encoded together in one Mycobacterium noviomagense window:
- a CDS encoding SRPBCC family protein codes for MVPCERVDLDFIETAPYRFRNSVELAITPEQLFEVLADPQSWPHWATVITKVTWTSPEPLGVGATRTVHMRGGIVGDEEFLAWEPFSRMAFRFNECSTRAVAAFAEDYRVETTPGGCRLTWTMAQKPAGPARIAMPVVRPLLNVMLRRFLANLRAYTDRRFATARQ; via the coding sequence ATGGTCCCCTGCGAGCGTGTGGATCTCGACTTCATCGAGACGGCGCCGTACCGGTTCCGCAACAGCGTCGAACTGGCCATCACACCCGAGCAGCTCTTCGAGGTTCTGGCCGACCCGCAGTCGTGGCCCCACTGGGCGACGGTGATCACCAAAGTCACCTGGACCAGCCCGGAGCCACTCGGTGTCGGTGCCACGCGTACCGTCCACATGCGCGGCGGCATCGTCGGCGACGAGGAGTTCCTGGCCTGGGAACCCTTTTCCCGCATGGCATTTCGGTTCAACGAATGCTCGACGCGCGCCGTCGCCGCATTCGCCGAGGACTACCGCGTCGAGACCACCCCCGGTGGCTGCCGGCTGACCTGGACCATGGCGCAGAAACCGGCGGGCCCCGCTCGCATAGCGATGCCCGTCGTGCGTCCACTGCTGAACGTGATGCTGCGCCGATTCCTGGCCAACCTGCGGGCCTACACGGACAGGCGGTTCGCCACCGCGCGACAATAG
- the aspS gene encoding aspartate--tRNA ligase: MFVLRSHAAGALRAGVAGQKVTLAGWVARRRDHGGVIFIDLRDASGVSQVVFRAADVLEQAHRLRAEFCVAVDGVVEIRPEGNENPELATGEIEVNATSLTVLGESAPLPFQLDEPAGEELRLKYRYLDLRRDGPGSAIRLRSKVNAAAREVLARHDFVEIETPTLTRSTPEGARDFLVPARLQPGTFYALPQSPQLFKQLLMVAGMERYYQIARCYRDEDFRADRQPEFTQLDMEMSFVDADDVIAISEEILAALWALIGYQLPRPIPRISYAEAMRRFGSDKPDMRFGLELVECTKFFADTPFRVFQAPYVGAVVMPDGASQPRRTLDGWQEWAKQRGHKGLAYVLVGEDGTLSGPVAKNLSDAERAGLAAHVGAQPGDCVFFSAGRPKSSRALLGAARSEIANRLGMIDPDRWAFVWVVDPPLFEPAEEAAAHGDVALGGAWAAVHHAFTAPKPESVDSIESDPGAVLADAYDIVCNGHEIGGGSIRIHRREIQERVFAVMGLDKAQAEEKFGFLLEAFTFGAPPHGGIAFGWDRIAALLTGMDSIREVIAFPKTGGGVDPLTDAPAPITPQQRKESGIDVVPERRGRR; encoded by the coding sequence GTGTTTGTGCTGCGCAGTCACGCCGCCGGTGCGTTGCGCGCCGGCGTCGCCGGCCAGAAGGTCACGTTGGCCGGCTGGGTGGCGCGTCGCCGCGACCACGGCGGGGTGATCTTCATCGATCTGCGCGACGCTTCGGGGGTTTCGCAGGTGGTGTTCCGCGCCGCGGACGTGCTGGAGCAGGCGCATCGGCTGCGCGCGGAGTTTTGCGTGGCCGTCGACGGCGTGGTCGAAATCCGCCCGGAGGGCAACGAAAACCCGGAGTTGGCGACCGGCGAGATCGAGGTCAACGCCACCTCGCTGACGGTGCTGGGAGAAAGCGCGCCGCTGCCTTTCCAGCTTGACGAGCCTGCCGGTGAGGAACTGCGCCTGAAATACCGTTATCTCGACTTACGCCGCGACGGTCCTGGTTCGGCAATTCGATTGCGTTCCAAGGTAAATGCGGCTGCCCGTGAGGTGCTGGCCCGGCATGACTTCGTCGAGATCGAGACGCCGACGCTGACCCGTTCGACGCCGGAGGGTGCTCGCGATTTCCTGGTGCCGGCGCGGCTGCAGCCGGGCACGTTCTACGCGCTGCCGCAAAGTCCGCAGTTGTTCAAGCAGCTGCTGATGGTCGCGGGCATGGAGCGCTACTACCAAATCGCCCGCTGCTACCGCGACGAGGACTTCCGCGCCGACCGCCAGCCGGAGTTCACCCAGCTCGACATGGAGATGAGCTTCGTCGACGCTGACGACGTCATCGCGATCTCCGAGGAGATCCTGGCCGCGTTGTGGGCGCTGATCGGCTACCAGCTGCCCAGACCGATCCCGCGGATCAGCTACGCCGAAGCGATGCGGCGCTTCGGTTCCGACAAGCCGGACATGCGGTTCGGGCTCGAACTCGTCGAGTGCACTAAGTTCTTCGCAGACACGCCTTTTCGGGTGTTCCAGGCGCCGTATGTGGGTGCAGTGGTGATGCCCGACGGGGCGTCGCAGCCGCGGCGGACGCTGGACGGCTGGCAGGAGTGGGCCAAACAGCGTGGGCACAAGGGTCTGGCCTATGTGCTGGTCGGTGAAGACGGCACGCTGAGCGGTCCGGTGGCCAAGAACCTCTCCGACGCCGAACGCGCCGGGCTGGCGGCGCACGTCGGCGCCCAGCCCGGCGACTGCGTGTTCTTCTCGGCCGGCCGGCCGAAGTCGTCGCGGGCGTTGTTGGGCGCGGCGCGCAGTGAAATAGCCAACCGGCTGGGCATGATCGACCCCGACAGGTGGGCGTTCGTCTGGGTGGTCGACCCGCCGCTGTTCGAGCCCGCCGAGGAGGCCGCCGCTCACGGCGACGTCGCGCTCGGCGGCGCCTGGGCAGCGGTGCACCACGCGTTCACCGCGCCCAAGCCCGAGTCGGTCGACAGCATCGAATCCGATCCGGGCGCTGTGCTGGCCGACGCGTACGACATCGTCTGCAACGGGCACGAAATCGGTGGCGGCTCGATCCGTATCCACCGCCGCGAAATCCAGGAGCGGGTGTTCGCGGTGATGGGTCTCGACAAGGCGCAGGCCGAAGAGAAGTTCGGATTCTTGTTGGAGGCGTTCACATTTGGCGCGCCGCCGCACGGTGGCATCGCATTCGGCTGGGACCGCATCGCGGCGTTGCTGACCGGCATGGATTCGATCCGCGAGGTGATCGCGTTCCCCAAGACCGGCGGCGGTGTCGACCCGCTCACCGACGCGCCGGCGCCGATCACCCCTCAGCAGCGCAAGGAGTCCGGTATCGACGTCGTGCCCGAGCGCCGAGGTCGCCGCTAG
- a CDS encoding type II toxin-antitoxin system Phd/YefM family antitoxin, with amino-acid sequence MSTHSLRDLRAQLGAIVRGVATTGEEAIITDSGSEVAVIISMADYERLHEHADVVDAIRLRDIRAQGFSTMSMSEMLDALGIDAASFVAS; translated from the coding sequence ATGAGTACACACAGCCTGCGTGATTTGCGGGCCCAGCTGGGTGCGATTGTCCGTGGGGTCGCCACGACGGGGGAAGAAGCAATCATCACGGACAGCGGCAGCGAGGTCGCGGTCATCATCTCGATGGCCGACTATGAGCGTCTTCATGAGCACGCCGACGTGGTCGACGCAATACGGCTGCGTGACATCCGCGCCCAGGGCTTCTCCACGATGTCGATGTCGGAAATGCTCGACGCGCTGGGCATTGATGCCGCGTCGTTCGTCGCCTCGTGA
- a CDS encoding type II toxin-antitoxin system RelE family toxin, with protein MRIAFHPDVLKQLQHLPRDTVETALHTIIELGENPRPVGAKKLVGTKNEWRIRFGQYRIVYHIDDEDAVITVFTVVKRSDAYR; from the coding sequence GTGAGGATCGCATTCCATCCCGACGTACTCAAGCAGCTGCAGCACCTGCCCCGCGATACAGTCGAGACCGCACTGCACACGATCATCGAGCTTGGCGAGAATCCGCGCCCGGTGGGTGCGAAGAAACTTGTTGGTACGAAAAACGAGTGGCGTATCCGCTTCGGGCAATACCGCATCGTCTACCACATTGACGACGAGGACGCCGTCATCACTGTCTTCACCGTCGTCAAGCGCAGCGACGCATACCGCTGA